AGATGCAAACTTTGATTTGTGATTTCATGTCGACCGTCAATCGATCACGCCAGCACTTGACTGtgaacacacgcgcacgcacacgcacacacagacactcgcgcctctctctctctcgctctctctctctctctcaacaaGAGGAAGTAGtcaatgaaaagaacaaataaagATTGAAAACGCCACCGCCGCCTCATCCCGTCTCTTGGCCGCCATGTTTGCGCTTCTCTTATTTGTAAAAGTAGTGTAGCGGTGGTTGCCCCGGGAGACGGGAGACGGGACCCACTCGCGCTTGATGACTTTCACCTGCGGCTCGGCGAGAGGTTCGCGAGGTCTGGGGAGCGAGTCGAACGACGGCCGTGCGTCGGCAGCCGATGCCCCGGTGAACCCTTGTTACGGCCGACCGGCCAGTTAAATGGACGCTtattgtcagaatcagaatcatctttatttgccaagtatgtccaaaacacacaaggaatttgtctccggtagttgggaggcgctctagtacaacagacagtcaatttacagaacgcgttggagacataaagacattgagaaaaaacaattgtgcaaaaagatgcagagtcctcgagcacttagagcagttcgaatgactcatattgcaatagtccggtgcaatgcacaatgaccattgtgcaaagggcgctgagacttcaaggagtgtatgcgaaCTATGTCATGACCGTGTAGGTACAAACAACCAGTCAACCtagcgcgcatgtttttgggggatgtgggagggaaagcggagcgcccggacaaagtccacacgggcggggccgggatttgaacgccGGTCCCTACAGCTGTgcgaaccagtcgcccaccagtTTCATGTGttaatattatgaaataaaCAGCTTCAAGAATCGCATTAGAGACACAAAGGGAATGTTACTTATGTGTACGGATATGCATTTACTTTCAACGTCTGCtcgactgactcaacattagccgttagcttgaagaaacggctgctaCTGCGAGCTAatccccgcgaggacgtcagACTTGCGGttcaaatcactcatgagtacgttcgcTGCGTAGTACGCCGTTCCTTGTGCAAACGAATCGCTCATCGTAcgagtacatcgctccttagcggatcgcAAACCAAGACGTTCCACGGCCGAATCACTCGTTTCTAAAGGATCGCGAACGAGAGGGTCCTCAGTACACTTGTTACTTAAGCCCCTCCCCCTTCCTGCACGGCGCTGCATTGGTCATTCGCCCAAGTGAGCGACAACGCTGCGGATCCGCGAATCGCACggcagtacgtttaatgaagtcccgccctcgcctgcacgctggctgctcattggtcacgCGCCCAAGATTCAGAAaagagtgacagaacgcttcggcagttccgtttccgctcccggCGACTCGCTCGACTCACGGCGGCGGGCGGGGCCGAGCTAAAActacgaatcatttcataaactgattcgttcttctgaacgaaactaCACTAGTGGGGGGGTCAAGTTCATGGGCGAAGAGTGGACTGTCGGCCATTGCATTTCCGCTTCCTGCTTAGAAGTTGCTGTACATTCATAAAAGTCTTCCATAAAGTGTACATTCTCTACATCGTATTTGAATCCGAAGCAGACCGGCCAAAGGTGGCGGCAGCAGCGTAACAACTAAGCTGCCCCCTGGGTGTTATTTAGCCTAACCCAAGGTTTATTACAATAGATTCCACTTCCTGTTAGTCATTCAGTTGAAGGGTTGTTTAAAATGATGCTTTATTTCCTGTTAAGCAACAAAACAAGagagtgcgtgtgcgtgcgcatgaAAACATGGCCGGATGTCACGGCGATGGCGGTCAGGCAGTGGCCGCTTTCATCAGCGCCTGCTCGCCAAACACGCGCGTGAAGTGAAGCACGTGATCTTCGCAGTGCTCTCCtgcaggcgcacacacacacacaaacacaaacaaacattttaatgaaccaCCAGGGCATCCGGGCAGTGATTCAAttaaagggattcccaaccaagtattgaagattaacatatcgtttcgaaagtaccatattttgattgatttaatgtgaccctaatttctctctcttttttctccaaaaactgagatgtaaatggtgatttcttcacagtttttgtgggttttatgagctggaagcccaaactatgtagaaataaacaaataaatacttttttttaattgttgaaattgtgggccctgaatctttaatctatgaaagttttaaGGTTTTGattggaattatggaaataaacgtttccatgatattcaaatgttttggaaacgTCTGTATGTCAAAATGCCACAGTGACATACGAGCGAGCACGCTCCTAACTCAGTTTCCTCCTATAGCAAATTAATGTCGCGAATAGAAGAGTTGAAATCCATAAAAATCAACTTTTTAGTGAAATTTAGAGCATGAATTAACctccttttttttcaataaagaaaaagagCACTGGCTTGTATAGAGAATGTAAACTGCTTTTGTAACggttgtacatactgtagtattcaTGTCATAGACATGTGCCTCGAAGGGGGGCGGCCCCATCAGGAGCAGGAGTCGAGTTGGCCGCTTAGTCTaacgtgtgagcgtctgggtgtgaattgtggcctacagcagttCTCATTTTGATTTTGGGTGTTGTGCTCTCCTTGCCCACCCCCCGCTTTATTCCAGTGGTGACATATCTGAAGCTTgcaaaacaaaagttaaaaaaaaaaaaagtcacggcTTGTCACTGGAAAAACTTTGAAGTCAAGTTTTGTTCGGTTGTGCGATGGGATTTTCTAACGTCAGATATgtagcgtgcgtgcgtgcgtgctgaCCGGGGTTAAACGCCGGGTTCCCCCTGAGGCGTTGGTTCCTCTGCTGGAAGGACCTGAAGACTGTGAAGAACAACATGTCGTCTCCCGTCTGACGAGCCGCGTCCAGAAACTTCCTGGCGGACATGTTGTCGTGGGCGCCTGCACGCCGgtcgcacgcgcgcgcgcacacacacacacacacacacacacacacacacacacagaagttaGTCACCATGACGACCACCACGATGCCGCTCGCCGACCTTCAAGCGAGGTCATGTGATCACGTTAGGCTTGGGCCATCGAGCCGgatttttgagatttgatttTGTGCGGCGTCCCTAGATGGCGTGCGACAGGTTGCTGTGTGGCGCCGTTACGTACCGACGCTGCGGATGAATCTGAGCGCGCCCAAAACCTGCTGCTTGGACAGCAGAACCTCCACAATCTCGTCATTGGCTGTCGACAGACGCtacaacacgcacacgcacaaacgGCACGTGTCATTGGACGATAGAGCCGATGAAGATGACGACGTTGGGAGGAGTACCTTCAACATGTCGAGGGACAGCTGGTGGGCGGGGGGGTACGTGCTCTCCAGGGACAGAAGCAAACACGCCTGAAGGAGGTCAAGTGAAGATCAACACGCGATCGTTCGTACAAGTGACTTGCTAGCAAGCAGCTACTCGACCTTACGACCCGTTACGGGCGCCCCGGCTTTACAACGGCGCCGCCGTACGAGGTTTGGTGGATTCGGCGGACGACGACGCGCTCCCGCTCGCGTACAAGTTCGGGTTAGCCGCCCACCGCAAGGATGAAAGTCATGCATGAGAAACTGAGGAGCGCCTGTACTTGTGCTCTTGGCATTTCTTTGATTTGAGCTAAAAGGCGGCGCTAATCCACTTCCGCATTGCAGCTAGAACGGGAAGATCATCTTTTCCTCACTTGGCACTGATCGCTCTGTTCCATTTTGAAGCATTTCTCCAAACTGGATGTTCTTCCAAGATCGTCAGGTTTTCCGATCATTCTCCCAAACGCAGTTGGCGGCTTCAAATTGGTTTTCAAACGTATTATTAGCTGACACGTCTACAGTATTGTCGAAAATCACTACAGGgagtcctcagtttacgacagCGGTCTGGAGGTTGCGAACGTTGCGTAATGGACGACTTCGTAAGAAGACGTGGTCACGCGTCACGAGAATTCACGCTCAGTATCCGGATTTTAATTTCATCGTTTCATATTAATTGGAATATTTGCTGTAATTATGAATTTACTGCAGCGTTAGCTGAGGTTACTCTGGCACATTCCGACTTACAAATACAGGTTTTACCTTGCTGGCCTCTGCAGGAACGGAACCCCGTCGTAACCCGAGGACCGCCTAACCCTGTATGTGATTTGACATGACTTTGTATGATTTGATGATTCAAGCAAAGTTTAGGAAGACTCTGGGAGTCTTTCAGGACAAACTGGAAAGAAGCAACGCAAGTGTTTCATAATCGTTGTCGTGTTAGCGTGAGTTGGGTTTGTTAGCATTGTGTTAGCGTGTGTCGACGTGACTCACGAGCGGTTTGGAGTCTGTGAGGACGTGGTACTGCAGGAACTGATGTAACATGTAGAAGAGGTTGTGCTGCACCAGCGTCTTGATCACCAGCTCGTACAAGTAATGCTGACGTCGTCCACAGACCGACACAAGAAGAGGAAATGTCAATCCAGCCGTCGCTCCGTCGATGAACACGTGCCGTGTTGTAGGATGAGGTCATGTGATGTCAGCTGACCTGCACGCTGATCTGGAAGTGGTTGAGCGAGCGAATGTACTCCATCAACACGGCGATGGTCAACTTGTGGGAGGCGCCCTGCGCACACACAAGatgtgttgggaatcactccCTGGGCCTCATGGAAAAGTCAAATCTCCTAACAACCTTTTCCTTAACCTTTGGAGAAAAGGTCATGGAGGTCCAGACGAGACGTCTCTTTTCCATCATCGCAGAGGTCAGTTTCAAACAAGTTTGACTCCACATTTCACAACTGGCGAGTATTGATTGTCTTCAGCATGAAACTACTAAGAAGCTtgaaaaaatatagaaataataataaaatattttggttgCTACTTCATGGATTTCGTATATTGCGCGGGTTGTTTGGGCTGTATCgtaactttttaaatgttttcgtaagaaaatacaaattattatgCGGCTAATGCTTCCATACCAGCAAGTATTATACAAAGGTACAAGAAACATTTTGGGGATGCTTATTATATTCGCAGGCTTAAATTACATTAAGCCTGCGATAAACGAGGAATTAACTGTATTCCACTACATGAAAATCTCGACCTAGTCATTTGGTAGTTGGGAATGACGAATGATTCGGAACGCGGTCGCTCGCTTCCGACTCTCCAATTTCTACAAACGCATTTTTAGTGGAGCGACTATCAAggtccactatataaaaaaaaattatccatgCGTCGTGATTGGGGAGGCGGGAAAGCGTGAGCGATTCCCAACACAGCCTCAATTGcgcttttgtttctgtttttattgcaggCTTTCCTACCTTCCTCTCTGTGAACGCCGACAAGACGTGCGTGTACATGTCCGACTGGTCGATCACCGCCTGGCTTCTGATCGGTCGCTTGTGAGCGCCGCCGCCTCGCGTGGGACCCGCCTCCGCGGCctgcaaacgcacacacaaggAGTGAGGCGTGTGCTCACGCGCATCGGCTGACTCCTCCCCTGTTAGTGACATCACTCACTCACCGCGCTGTAGCTTTGCTCCGCCTCCAGGAAGTCTTTGTACACCTGATTGAGTTTGTCGAAGACGCTCGCCACCACGGGCAGACTTCCTCTCTGCTTGCCTTCCACCActacacatgcgcacacacgttAGCATTAGCACAGGAGCAGCAAACTGTTCCCATGCTAACCGAACACCCGATGTTTATTTCTAAACAAAAACTAACAACAAAGAAGCATGCAGAGACACGTAGAGTGAGACAGGCAGAGAGATGCGTATATGAAGCGCACGTGTGTGGACAGCGAGACGTACGCTGCGAGCAGACGGACAGGATGACCATCTTGCAGTCGCTGCGGCGTAACAGGAAGTCCATCAGTTTGCTTTTGTCGTGCAGCAGCTTGACTGTCGGGCTTAACTTGACGCGAAGATACCACAAGTACCCTgtcaatcaatccatccatccatccgtcaatCTGTGCGTGTGGGTCTGGGTGTGTGTATTTGCAGACCTTCGCTGGCGCTAATGATGATGTCAGGCTGGAAGACGCTCCATGAAGACGAGTCTACGTAAAGGTCAAGTCGGAcaacaaacacgcacgcacgcgcaaacACGCAGGCGCAAGGGAAGGATACACAGCTGACACGGGACAGGAAGTTGTGATGGGACCACTGCTGGACCTTTAAACATCACAAAACAACTTCATTAATGGCAATGTTGTTATtcacgtgtgcgtgcgtgcgtgcctgcctGAGAGTGGGATGCGACACGGCTGTATGGAACGAGCAGGAAGTACAGGCTGATGCGTGCTGATGGCGCTGTCCGACTCCTTCAACTTGATGTCGAACATCAACGACGTCTGAAACGCACACGATGACTTTTGTTAGTGGTGTCGCGagcgtgtacacacacacacacacacacacacacctgagaGCTCTGATGATGGACCACCACCAGGTTGTCAACGATGTTAAGCGCAAACTTTCCTGTTGTGTTCAATTTCAACACGTGCGTCTTCTTACACGCACCCTCCCTGCGCACACAGGTTCACATTTAACACTCTGCGTTGtcagccagtgtgtgtgtgtgtgtgtgtgtgtgtgcgcgcacgcataCCTTGGTAAATGGTAGAGCACCACCTCAGCACTGCCACTGTTGGCACTCCTGGAGTGATGCTTCAGGTACATCACATACAACTGACCGtaactacacgcacacacacacagacgcacacaataataacaattattgCAGAGGAGAACAAGGGCCGCCGCAGGAAATCGGAGTCTGTGGAGCGTCGTTGTGCTGCGTcaagtagggttagggtagtTTGACGAGATGAAAAAGGAAATCATATCGAAACACGAGAACGGGTTTCACGTTTGTGATCTCACGGTGCGGTTTTTGCTTGTCGAAATCTACCGCTAGCAAAAAGAGGCGAGTGAAGGAGCGAGCGACGCTTCTGGCCAAGCAAATGGCGACAATTCTATTTCTGTTCTTGAGATTTCGGAGAAACGACTTTGGTTCCTTTGCAAACAGTCTCTCAGAACGAATTAAAGGTCAGATTTCAAAAATTCCTCTTGATACCTCAAGAAGCCCTTTCCAAACCCCGCCTGCCACTTTGAGGTGATCATATTGCATTGCGTTTCATCGATAAATCATTTCTGTCTGCAGCTATCGTCGGCCATTTTCGCCAGCTACCTCCGTTCATTCAGCGGTAGCGCGCGCGCACACTTACATGGTCGCCATGGCGACGTCTCTCTCTGACAGGCTGAGTTTGGCTGGTTTCGGGACAACGGGCAGCTCGATCTCAAACTTGGACATCTTGGACACGCTCCCGCTcttattttcacacacacacacacacacacacagttagaTGCAGGTGCAAGGCGCAGACAAGTACACACACGTGTTGCGAGTTCGGACCCGGAAGGCGAAGGGCTGCAGGACGTTGGCCTGCACGGTGGTGGACAGCAGCATGACGGCCGTGTCGGGGCAGTACTGGTACCAGTTGACGTTGAGGCTGTGACTCTTGAGCAGTTTGACGCCGCGTTTGTCCGGAAAAACCTGAACgtaacacgcacgcacgtgtgGGCGGAGCCTGGCCCCCAAAAGGCACGCGAGCGCGGCGGTATACCTGGTAGAGCTCGATGCCCAGGTCGCTGACAAAGACGATCTCGTTCCAGTTGGTCCAGCAGAAGCCCAGCAGGTTGGCGTTCTTCATCTGAACGACACGTCGGTCAGCGAGGCTCGCCGCGATTGGTTGCTTTGTGTGAGCGGCTCACCTTGCACTCGTGCGTGAACTCCGTGTGCGGGTAGTCGGGGATGAAGTTGATGAAGTCCTGAAAGAGACCAAGTCGATGAGACAAGACGAGCAAAGGCAAAAGGCGATGCAGTCGTGCAGTCCGCTCCTACGAAACAAACTTCCATTCGAGCCGAGTGCAAACTCTTCCGTACGCGTGCAGAAAAACAggaatgaacttttttttgtttaggcAGCAACACTTGAATGTTGATTGATTATGAATTCTCTTTTCTTGTATTAATAATTGTATAGAATATTTGTAACGGTGCATTTGATTTGTATATTTGAGCATGCAAGGCACTTTGTGAAGTACTATGAGAGTAAAAGAGCGAACTGATCCAAATAAACCATGTGACTCACCACAGACTTTGACGTTCTCTGCACGGCCAGAATTTTGTTCCCAATGGAGAACTTGATGCACTTGACTTCTCCTTTGTCCTCCATTCTGCCCATAAAACAAATAAGTGTCTGAATAACGCTTATAAACATGTCGTTTATCTCACGGCGTGTGACGCACCTGAAGGCAACAGAACTCTTGTCGTCCGGACCTTTGACGACCACCCCCGTGGCGCCCCCTGAACGCACCGCGAACACCTGAAGGCAGCACGAGACCACCGTCAGCTTCTTGTGATCGACAAACAACTCCAACACGTGATAGAAACGGGCACATTGAGAGATTTTCTTTCGTCAAATGATTCACGCGAGTTGCTGCCTGCCGTTGTGGGGTCGTCAGCTGACTCGGCTAATGCTAACAGGAAGCTAGTTGAAGCTGACCTGTTTGTTGGCTTCGTCGAAGAAAACATTGTTGACGCTCGAAGCGTTTTCAAATTGTACGAGATTGTCACAAAGCTCCAAGTAGTGCTCGTCGCTCATCGTGTCAAAACATCGGCTCGGTCGTTTTCCTTTCTGCTTTTACGGACACCGAAACACAACACACCCGGAAGTGTTTTGACTGCCACTTCATTGACTTCCTGTGCAGACTTTCGCAATAAAAGTGAATAGTTGATTGGACGAGCAAGAGTCACGCTtgtctttgaacaacatttttaTAAGTGAAGATATTAACATAGCACAGTTGACTGGTGGTTAGCGCGTTCGCTCCACAACTGACAGTCTGTTCGTCCTGACATTGACTGTTTGTGGAGTTGTGCCCTGTGATGATCCggtgaccagtccggggtgtaccccaccaaCAAAGATTGCGTGCCTGTCAAAATAatcactatccatccatccatccatccatccatccatccatccatccatccattttctacagtgcttatctatctatctatctatctatctatctatctatctatctatctatctatctatctatctatctatctatctatctatctatctatctatctatctatctgtctatctatctatgtgtTTTATTTACCCAATGCCTTCCGTggaataatgttgtttttttaacgctTAATGTTAGCGCGTGTTTGCGCGTGTGCGGGCGTGCATGCGCAGAAGCACAAGTGCACTTGTTTTCTAAGGGTGAGAGTTGTGTGTGACAGTAAAATGTGCCACAAGTTCTTCGGCCGCCTATCTTTCTGTTACGTTCTCCATTCGTGTAACCGTCGTCATATCATCGGGGTAACcaacaaatgtaataataagGCCGGTTAAAGTCTGAATACCAATGTGACCTGTGACAAACATTGCCACCTAGAGGCGAAACAGCGCAATTGCAATCTTTTAAGGTGGACCGCAGAGTTGAATTGGTCTTCCATGAACCTCGCATGCCTGTTttgggaacgtgggaggaaactccaaacaggtgaggccggatttgaaccctaacCTCCTCACAACTGCTTGGCAAGCACTGGATTGAATGAAACAGGACGTTTTCCGTTGAAGTTGACCCCCgggatttgttttattgtgaaagTCGTTGGCGGAAGCACATCCCGTGCGACGTCGAGGGAGGGCACTCGTTTCCGGCGTGCGCACTTGATGGGCGGCCGCAGATGGCGCTTGCTGTGTGTTGACTCGTCGTCTTGCCGAACGCCAGTGAGTCGCGTCTTCCGCACGTGAAGGTCAGCTTCGGTTCGGTTATCGATGGCCTTCGGCTCGTGAATGCTTCGAAAATCACGTCCGTCCGCCCGCATTATGTGCATTAACTGTTGTTGCTCCTGCTCAAAGCAGCAGCCGCCGGTCAGCACGATAAACACTGGAAGCGCCTTCAGTCTGTCGGTAATGTCCTTAAAAAGATTGGCTCATCATTTCATAGCAAAAATTATGAACGCTACCAATTACAGACATCGCTAAGTCAcaatgggggggaaatgaaagGAGGAAACTTGTTAGTGGGCTTAAGAACGAGTGAAGACATTTTATGAATGGACTTTAGTTCATGACCTTGTTACACAAGATCATTTCAAAGCTTTTCTAACATCATTTTACACTCAACCGATTTCTTGCGAAAGAAAATATATGTCATCAACGTGCACGTGACGACTGCGCTCACGGCAATCCGACGTACACGTGTCACGTGATCCAAGATGCACACGTGTACTTACTTTGGGAGCGATCGTCGTTGAGCTCAGTTATTTCTTGTCTTCACTCAACGAGCAAATTGCGCAGTTCGAGTTTTTCGAACCGGGCGACACGCGGTGATAAACTCGTCGCCAGTGTTCGTGTGCACGTTGTGAGGACCCCATTTGTGCGGCAAAGCatgttgttgtcgtcgtgtGCCATTGGCGAGGTCATGTGCGCACTTTAGGCAAGACGAACAAAGTCCCTCAGGACACGTGAGCGCGTGGACAGAACAATCCGAGATCTGTGTCATGTAACATTTGATGAGGCTTCGATCTGGAACACGGGCCTGTATAAATTGTCAACCTTGAGGTTGGAACGACATCAAAGAATTCAGAAATGTTATGAATGCGTTTATTGCCCAGAACAGGTTCCAGACGCGCCCGCAGGAAGTAAACAATCTGCCACATAGAGTGaacatgaaacacattttttaatcgTTGTTGTACccctcacacgcacgcacactacATGCATTT
The genomic region above belongs to Phycodurus eques isolate BA_2022a chromosome 21, UOR_Pequ_1.1, whole genome shotgun sequence and contains:
- the rmc1 gene encoding regulator of MON1-CCZ1 complex, whose protein sequence is MSDEHYLELCDNLVQFENASSVNNVFFDEANKQVFAVRSGGATGVVVKGPDDKSSVAFRMEDKGEVKCIKFSIGNKILAVQRTSKSVDFINFIPDYPHTEFTHECKMKNANLLGFCWTNWNEIVFVSDLGIELYQVFPDKRGVKLLKSHSLNVNWYQYCPDTAVMLLSTTVQANVLQPFAFRSGSVSKMSKFEIELPVVPKPAKLSLSERDVAMATIYGQLYVMYLKHHSRSANSGSAEVVLYHLPREGACKKTHVLKLNTTGKFALNIVDNLVVVHHQSSQTSLMFDIKLKESDSAISTHQPVLPARSIQPCRIPLSGPAVVPSQLPVPCQLYSSSWSVFQPDIIISASEGYLWYLRVKLSPTVKLLHDKSKLMDFLLRRSDCKMVILSVCSQLVEGKQRGSLPVVASVFDKLNQVYKDFLEAEQSYSAAAEAGPTRGGGAHKRPIRSQAVIDQSDMYTHVLSAFTERKGASHKLTIAVLMEYIRSLNHFQISVQHYLYELVIKTLVQHNLFYMLHQFLQYHVLTDSKPLACLLLSLESTYPPAHQLSLDMLKRLSTANDEIVEVLLSKQQVLGALRFIRSVGAHDNMSARKFLDAARQTGDDMLFFTVFRSFQQRNQRLRGNPAFNPGEHCEDHVLHFTRVFGEQALMKAATA